The following are encoded in a window of Mycobacterium vicinigordonae genomic DNA:
- the sepH gene encoding septation protein SepH, whose translation MRELKVVGLDPDGKFVLCEGASPTEKFKLPADDRLRAALNGEPMPAEQPALDIVVTNMLSPKEIQARIRAGASVEQVAAASGSDVARIQRFANPVLLERYRAAELATAAHPVLADGPAVLSLLETVTASLVGRGLSPDKLTWDAWRNEDGRWTVQLGWQAGRSDNVAHFRFTPGAHGGMVTAIDDAASELIDPDFKPRQLAPVAHLAFDPAEQSAQPAQQAAPESAVPTAPTDPPAQARRGKPAIPAWEDVLLGVRSSGQR comes from the coding sequence ATGCGGGAACTCAAGGTGGTTGGGCTAGACCCCGACGGCAAATTCGTCCTCTGCGAGGGCGCCTCCCCGACGGAGAAGTTCAAGCTGCCCGCCGACGACCGCTTACGCGCCGCGCTGAATGGCGAGCCGATGCCCGCTGAGCAACCTGCCCTCGACATCGTGGTGACGAATATGTTGAGCCCCAAAGAGATTCAAGCCCGGATCCGGGCCGGCGCTTCGGTCGAGCAGGTGGCCGCCGCGTCGGGATCCGACGTCGCCCGCATCCAGCGGTTCGCCAACCCGGTTCTGCTGGAGCGTTACCGCGCCGCCGAGCTGGCAACCGCCGCACACCCGGTGCTGGCCGATGGACCCGCGGTGCTGAGCCTGCTGGAAACCGTCACCGCATCGCTAGTGGGCCGCGGCCTGAGTCCCGACAAGCTCACCTGGGACGCATGGCGCAACGAGGACGGGCGCTGGACGGTACAACTGGGCTGGCAGGCAGGCCGGTCGGACAATGTCGCCCACTTCCGCTTCACCCCCGGCGCGCACGGCGGCATGGTCACCGCGATCGACGACGCGGCCAGCGAGCTGATCGACCCGGACTTCAAGCCTCGCCAGCTGGCGCCGGTGGCACACCTCGCCTTCGATCCCGCCGAGCAGTCGGCCCAGCCGGCCCAACAGGCTGCGCCGGAATCCGCCGTACCAACCGCACCGACCGACCCTCCCGCCCAGGCCCGGCGCGGCAAGCCGGCCATCCCGGCCTGGGAGGACGTGCTACTCGGCGTCCGCTCAAGCGGACAGCGTTAA
- the pdxH gene encoding pyridoxamine 5'-phosphate oxidase, whose translation MRAEYGSVEKDGSTDLDANWLADGWLALFRRWMADAESAGVAEPNAMVVATVLDGRPVSRSVLCKGADENGITFFTHYNSAKGLELSATPYASATFPWYRLGRQIHVRGAVTKVAAEATEEYWSKRPRGSQLGAWASHQSQPIASRAALLEQLATVTARFADTERVPVAPNWGGYLIAPEVIEFWQGREDRLHNRIRVCDGVVERLQP comes from the coding sequence ATGCGGGCGGAGTACGGATCCGTCGAGAAGGATGGAAGCACCGATCTCGACGCGAACTGGCTGGCGGACGGTTGGTTGGCGCTGTTTCGTAGGTGGATGGCCGACGCCGAGAGCGCCGGAGTTGCCGAACCCAACGCCATGGTGGTGGCCACCGTCCTGGATGGGCGGCCGGTGAGCCGCTCGGTGTTGTGCAAAGGAGCCGACGAAAACGGGATCACGTTCTTCACGCACTACAACTCGGCCAAAGGCTTGGAGCTGTCGGCGACGCCGTATGCGTCGGCAACCTTCCCGTGGTATCGGCTGGGGCGTCAGATCCACGTTCGGGGTGCGGTCACCAAGGTCGCGGCAGAGGCGACTGAAGAGTACTGGTCGAAGCGGCCGCGTGGCTCGCAATTGGGGGCCTGGGCCTCGCATCAGTCGCAGCCGATCGCGTCGCGTGCGGCGCTGCTCGAGCAGCTGGCCACCGTGACTGCGCGGTTCGCTGACACCGAACGGGTGCCGGTTGCGCCGAACTGGGGCGGGTACCTGATCGCGCCCGAGGTAATTGAGTTCTGGCAGGGCCGAGAAGACCGGTTGCACAACAGGATTAGGGTCTGCGACGGCGTGGTGGAGCGACTGCAGCCGTGA
- the serC gene encoding phosphoserine transaminase, with protein MAEQLTTSLEIPADLKPRDGRFGCGPSKVRPEQLKALSTSAAALFGTSHRQAPVKNLVGRVRDGLSQLFSLPDGYEIILGNGGATAFWDAAAFGLIDKRSLHLTYGEFSAKFASGVAKNPFVGDPIIIKADPGSAPEPQSDPSVDVIAWAHNETSTGVAVPVRRPANSGDALVVIDATSGAGGLPVDITEVDAYYFAPQKNFASDGGLWLAAMSPAALARVEAIATSGRWVPDFLSLPIAIENSVKNQTYNTPAIGTLVLLAEQLDWLLGNGGLDWAVKRTADSSQRLYGWAEERSYTTPFVADPALRSQVVGTIDFVDEVDAAAVAKTLRANGIVDTEPYRKLGRNQLRIAMFPAVDPDDISALIACVDWVVERL; from the coding sequence ATGGCTGAACAGCTCACGACTTCCCTCGAGATTCCTGCCGACCTCAAACCGCGTGACGGACGCTTCGGCTGCGGCCCGTCCAAGGTGCGACCCGAGCAGCTGAAGGCGCTGAGCACCTCGGCCGCGGCTTTGTTCGGCACCTCGCACCGCCAAGCCCCAGTCAAGAATCTGGTGGGCCGGGTACGTGACGGGCTGTCGCAACTGTTCTCCCTGCCCGACGGGTACGAGATCATCCTGGGCAACGGCGGCGCGACGGCCTTCTGGGACGCCGCAGCGTTCGGCTTGATCGACAAGCGCTCGCTCCATCTCACCTATGGCGAATTCAGCGCGAAGTTCGCCTCTGGGGTCGCCAAGAACCCGTTCGTCGGCGACCCGATCATCATCAAGGCCGACCCGGGCAGCGCCCCCGAGCCGCAGTCCGACCCGTCCGTCGACGTGATCGCCTGGGCACACAACGAGACGTCGACCGGTGTCGCGGTGCCGGTGCGCCGGCCCGCCAACTCCGGTGACGCACTCGTCGTCATCGACGCCACCTCGGGTGCGGGCGGCTTGCCGGTGGACATCACCGAGGTCGACGCCTACTACTTCGCGCCACAGAAGAACTTCGCCAGCGACGGCGGCCTGTGGCTGGCCGCGATGAGCCCGGCAGCCCTTGCTCGCGTCGAGGCGATCGCAACGTCCGGGCGCTGGGTGCCGGACTTCCTTTCGCTGCCGATCGCGATCGAGAACAGCGTCAAGAATCAGACCTACAACACCCCGGCGATTGGCACGCTGGTGTTGCTGGCCGAGCAACTCGACTGGCTGCTGGGCAACGGCGGGCTCGATTGGGCCGTCAAGCGCACCGCGGACTCGTCGCAGCGGCTGTACGGCTGGGCCGAGGAGCGCTCCTACACCACGCCGTTCGTCGCCGATCCGGCGCTGCGCTCGCAGGTGGTGGGCACCATCGATTTCGTCGACGAGGTCGATGCGGCAGCAGTGGCCAAGACACTGCGGGCAAACGGCATCGTCGACACCGAGCCGTACCGCAAACTCGGCCGCAACCAGCTGCGGATCGCCATGTTCCCGGCGGTGGACCCAGACGACATCAGCGCACTGATCGCCTGCGTCGACTGGGTGGTCGAGCGGCTCTGA
- a CDS encoding VOC family protein gives MAITVQPALSPHLVVDNAAAAIDFYVKAFDAVELGRVPGPDGRLIHAAVQINGFTVMLADDFPEMCSGQSMTPKALGGTAVTIHLTVTDVDAKFQRALNAGATEVMPLEDQFWGDRYGVVADPFGHNWSLGQPVREVSYDEIQKAMCAQAD, from the coding sequence ATGGCCATCACCGTCCAACCCGCACTGTCCCCCCACCTCGTCGTCGACAACGCCGCCGCCGCAATCGACTTCTACGTCAAGGCGTTCGACGCGGTTGAGCTGGGTCGGGTGCCTGGGCCGGATGGCCGGTTGATCCACGCCGCGGTACAGATCAACGGCTTCACCGTGATGCTCGCCGACGACTTCCCGGAGATGTGCAGCGGCCAATCGATGACCCCGAAGGCGCTGGGTGGCACCGCAGTCACTATCCACCTGACCGTCACCGACGTCGATGCCAAGTTCCAGCGCGCGCTCAACGCCGGGGCCACCGAGGTGATGCCGTTGGAAGACCAGTTCTGGGGCGACCGTTACGGCGTGGTCGCCGATCCGTTCGGGCACAACTGGTCACTGGGACAGCCTGTGCGCGAGGTCAGTTACGACGAGATCCAGAAAGCCATGTGCGCCCAGGCAGACTAG
- a CDS encoding DUF2537 domain-containing protein, giving the protein MSDESVPWGTGLAVAGFVAAVVGTAIVVLSLGLMRVHPLLAVGLNIVAVGGLAPTFWGWRRTLVLRWFVLGAGIGVVGGWLALVALTLSA; this is encoded by the coding sequence GTGAGCGACGAGTCCGTGCCGTGGGGAACGGGTCTGGCGGTGGCCGGGTTCGTCGCCGCTGTGGTCGGCACGGCGATCGTGGTGCTCAGCCTGGGCCTGATGCGTGTTCACCCGCTGTTGGCCGTCGGCCTCAACATCGTGGCTGTCGGGGGATTGGCGCCGACCTTCTGGGGATGGCGCCGAACCCTGGTGCTGCGCTGGTTCGTGTTGGGTGCCGGGATCGGAGTCGTCGGCGGCTGGTTAGCCCTGGTGGCGTTAACGCTGTCCGCTTGA
- a CDS encoding AurF N-oxygenase family protein, whose product MARTRMVRRWRRNMEVRDDAEYVEMLATLSEGSVRRNFNPYTDIDWESPEFAVTENDPRWILPATDPLGRHPWYQSQPDDVKIKIGMWRQANVAKVGLHFESILIRGLMTYTFWVPNGSPEYRYCLHESVEECNHTMMFQEMVNRVGADVPGMPRRLRWISPLVPLVAGPLPVAFFIGVLAGEEPIDHTQKQVLREGKALHPIMERVMAIHVAEEARHISFAHEFLRRRLPNLNRRQRFWVSLYFPLTMRILCNAILIPPKAFWDEFNIPRSVKKELFFRSPESRKWLRDMFSDVRMLAYDTGLMENRSARLMWRLCKINGKPSRYRSEPQRQHLVAVPAA is encoded by the coding sequence ATGGCTAGGACGCGCATGGTTCGACGTTGGCGCCGCAACATGGAAGTTCGAGACGACGCCGAGTACGTGGAAATGCTCGCCACACTGTCCGAGGGGTCTGTGCGGCGGAATTTCAATCCGTACACCGATATCGACTGGGAGTCGCCGGAGTTCGCTGTTACCGAGAACGATCCCCGGTGGATCCTCCCGGCGACCGACCCGCTGGGCCGCCACCCCTGGTATCAGTCGCAGCCCGACGACGTGAAGATCAAGATCGGGATGTGGCGCCAGGCCAACGTGGCCAAGGTCGGCCTGCACTTTGAGTCCATCCTGATCCGCGGCCTGATGACTTACACCTTCTGGGTGCCTAACGGCTCGCCGGAATACCGCTACTGCCTGCACGAATCGGTCGAAGAGTGCAACCACACCATGATGTTCCAGGAGATGGTGAACCGCGTGGGTGCCGACGTTCCGGGCATGCCGCGCCGGCTGCGCTGGATATCGCCGCTGGTGCCGTTGGTGGCAGGACCGTTGCCGGTAGCGTTCTTCATCGGCGTGCTCGCCGGCGAGGAGCCGATCGACCACACCCAGAAGCAGGTTCTGCGCGAGGGCAAGGCGCTGCACCCGATCATGGAGCGGGTGATGGCCATTCACGTGGCCGAGGAAGCGCGCCACATTTCCTTTGCGCACGAATTCCTGCGCAGGAGGTTGCCGAATCTCAACCGGCGGCAGCGGTTCTGGGTCTCGCTGTACTTCCCGCTGACCATGCGGATTCTGTGCAATGCGATCTTGATTCCGCCGAAGGCCTTCTGGGATGAGTTCAACATCCCGCGCTCGGTGAAGAAGGAACTGTTCTTCCGGTCGCCGGAGTCGAGAAAGTGGTTGCGCGACATGTTCTCCGACGTCCGGATGCTGGCCTACGACACCGGGCTGATGGAAAACCGGTCCGCCCGCCTAATGTGGCGGCTCTGCAAGATCAACGGCAAGCCGTCGCGTTACCGTAGCGAGCCGCAGCGGCAGCACCTGGTCGCTGTGCCCGCCGCCTGA
- a CDS encoding FAD-dependent oxidoreductase — MPHVITQSCCNDGSCVFACPVNCIHPSPDEPGYATSEMLYIDPVACVDCGACVSACPVGAIVPDSKLDLKQLPFVEINASFYPERPAGVKLPPTSKLAAVLPAAAVSAQHEPLTVAIVGSGPAAMYAADELLVQQNVRVNIFEKLPTPYGLVRAGVAPDHQHTKQVTRLFDRVTADRRFGFFLNVEIGNHLSHAELLQHHHAVLYAVGAPNDRRLNIEGMGLPGTGTATELVAWINGHPEYSSLPVDLSHERVVIVGNGNVALDVARVLTADPDELARTDIADHALKAFEKSAVREVVIAARRGPAHSAFTLPELIGLTATAEVVLDAEDHRLVQQDLATVSDALTRNKLEILHALGDSSSPASGPRIRLAYQLTPRRILGEAHATGVEFDVSGTDEVRRIDAGLVLTSIGYRGKAIRDLPFDESAAVVPNEEGRVIDPETGRPVVGAYVAGWIKRGPTGFIGTNKSDSLQTIRALVADFNEGRLTAPVAKPAALRKLVAQRQPAVVDSAGWRAIDAAEIARGGEDGRPRVKFTDVADMLAVAATAPQPPTRGRRLLARLRR; from the coding sequence GTGCCGCACGTAATTACCCAGTCGTGCTGCAATGACGGGTCGTGCGTTTTCGCGTGCCCGGTCAATTGCATCCACCCATCCCCGGACGAGCCGGGCTACGCGACATCGGAGATGCTCTACATCGACCCGGTGGCCTGCGTAGACTGCGGCGCCTGCGTGAGTGCTTGCCCAGTTGGCGCGATCGTGCCCGACAGCAAGCTTGACCTCAAACAGTTGCCATTCGTGGAGATCAACGCGTCGTTCTACCCGGAGCGGCCCGCCGGCGTGAAGCTGCCGCCGACCTCGAAGCTGGCCGCGGTACTCCCGGCCGCCGCTGTGAGCGCACAACACGAGCCGCTGACGGTCGCCATCGTGGGATCGGGGCCAGCGGCCATGTATGCCGCAGACGAACTCCTGGTGCAACAGAACGTGCGGGTCAACATCTTCGAAAAGCTGCCCACACCATACGGTTTGGTGCGAGCTGGGGTGGCGCCTGATCACCAGCACACTAAGCAGGTGACTCGGTTGTTCGACCGGGTGACCGCTGATCGGCGGTTTGGGTTCTTCCTCAATGTGGAAATCGGCAACCACCTGAGCCACGCTGAGCTGCTACAGCATCATCACGCGGTGCTGTACGCGGTGGGTGCGCCCAACGATCGTCGCCTCAACATCGAGGGAATGGGCCTGCCAGGCACCGGCACCGCTACCGAGCTGGTCGCCTGGATCAACGGACATCCCGAGTATTCCTCCCTGCCAGTCGATCTCAGCCATGAGCGGGTGGTGATCGTCGGCAACGGCAACGTCGCACTGGACGTCGCGCGGGTGCTCACCGCCGACCCAGACGAGTTGGCCCGCACCGACATCGCTGATCACGCCTTGAAGGCGTTCGAAAAATCGGCGGTAAGGGAGGTGGTGATCGCGGCCCGCCGCGGACCCGCCCACTCGGCATTCACCCTACCCGAGCTGATCGGCCTCACGGCTACCGCTGAGGTGGTGCTCGACGCCGAGGACCACCGGCTGGTGCAGCAGGACCTGGCCACTGTGTCGGATGCACTGACCCGCAACAAGTTGGAGATCCTGCACGCGCTAGGCGACAGCTCGTCGCCGGCATCAGGACCGCGTATCCGGTTGGCGTACCAGCTGACACCCCGCCGTATCCTCGGTGAGGCGCACGCCACTGGCGTCGAGTTCGACGTCTCTGGCACCGACGAGGTGCGCCGCATTGACGCGGGCCTGGTGCTGACCTCGATTGGCTACCGCGGTAAGGCAATTCGCGACCTCCCGTTCGACGAGTCAGCCGCCGTCGTCCCCAATGAGGAGGGCCGCGTCATCGATCCTGAGACCGGACGGCCCGTCGTGGGCGCCTACGTCGCAGGCTGGATCAAGCGTGGGCCCACCGGCTTCATCGGCACCAACAAGTCCGACTCGTTGCAGACCATCCGGGCGCTGGTGGCCGACTTCAACGAGGGACGCCTGACCGCCCCGGTTGCCAAACCCGCGGCATTACGGAAGCTGGTGGCCCAGCGCCAGCCGGCCGTCGTGGACTCTGCTGGGTGGCGAGCCATCGACGCCGCCGAAATTGCGCGCGGTGGTGAGGATGGGCGGCCGCGGGTCAAGTTCACCGATGTCGCCGACATGCTTGCGGTAGCTGCCACCGCGCCGCAGCCGCCTACCCGGGGACGACGCCTGCTGGCACGGCTTCGGCGCTAG
- a CDS encoding citrate synthase 2, which yields MTVVPEDFVPGLEGVVAFTTKIAEPDKDGGALRYRGVDIEDLVGRVHFGDVWALLVDGDFGRGLPPAEPFPLPIHTGDVRVDVQAGLAMLAPIWGYKPLLDTNEPTARDQLARASVMALSYVAQSGRGIYRPAVPQRVIDECSTVTARFMTRWQGEPDPRHIEAIDAYWVSAAEHGMNASTFTARVIASTGADVAAALSGAIGAMSGPLHGGAPARVLPMIEEVERTDDARGLVKGILDRNEKLMGFGHRVYRAEDPRARVLRATAKRLNAPRYEVAAALEQAALAELRERRPDRPIETNVEFWAAVILDFAGVPAEMMPAMFTCGRTAGWCAHILEQKRLGKLVRPSAIYVGPDPRSPESVPGWDAVATPV from the coding sequence ATGACAGTGGTCCCCGAGGATTTTGTCCCAGGCTTAGAAGGTGTGGTGGCATTCACCACCAAGATCGCCGAACCGGACAAGGATGGCGGCGCACTGCGCTACCGCGGTGTCGACATCGAGGACTTGGTGGGCCGCGTCCACTTCGGTGATGTATGGGCACTCCTCGTCGACGGAGACTTTGGCCGCGGGCTGCCGCCGGCCGAGCCGTTCCCGTTACCGATCCACACCGGCGACGTGCGGGTCGACGTCCAGGCAGGCCTGGCGATGCTGGCGCCGATCTGGGGATACAAACCGCTGTTGGATACCAACGAACCCACCGCGCGCGACCAGCTGGCCCGCGCGTCGGTGATGGCACTGTCTTACGTCGCGCAATCTGGCCGCGGCATCTACCGGCCCGCGGTTCCCCAGCGCGTCATCGACGAATGCTCAACGGTCACAGCACGTTTCATGACGCGCTGGCAGGGCGAACCGGACCCCAGGCACATCGAAGCGATCGACGCCTACTGGGTGTCGGCGGCCGAGCATGGGATGAACGCATCCACCTTCACCGCGCGAGTGATCGCCTCTACCGGGGCCGACGTGGCTGCGGCCCTGTCCGGCGCCATCGGAGCGATGAGCGGCCCCCTGCACGGTGGTGCCCCGGCTCGCGTGCTGCCGATGATCGAGGAAGTCGAGCGCACCGACGACGCCCGCGGTCTGGTCAAGGGCATTCTGGACCGCAACGAGAAGCTGATGGGCTTCGGGCACCGCGTCTACCGCGCCGAGGACCCGCGCGCCCGGGTGTTGCGCGCCACAGCCAAACGGTTGAATGCGCCGCGGTACGAGGTCGCTGCCGCGCTCGAGCAGGCGGCCCTGGCCGAATTGCGGGAACGCCGCCCCGACCGGCCGATCGAGACCAACGTGGAGTTCTGGGCGGCCGTCATCCTCGATTTCGCCGGGGTACCGGCGGAGATGATGCCGGCGATGTTCACCTGTGGTCGCACCGCAGGATGGTGCGCACACATTCTTGAACAGAAGCGGCTCGGCAAGCTGGTCCGCCCGTCGGCGATCTACGTGGGCCCGGACCCCCGCAGCCCGGAATCCGTGCCGGGTTGGGACGCCGTCGCCACCCCCGTGTGA